The proteins below come from a single Fusarium verticillioides 7600 chromosome 3, whole genome shotgun sequence genomic window:
- a CDS encoding pH-response transcription factor pacC/RIM101 has product MSPSAPEQKPQLQQQQQQQQQGSSSGDSSSGSVNDSKSVTPAPSATSNTSQSSTAPSTSSDDNLICRWNACNQKFPAPEALYEHICERHVGRKSTNNLNLTCQWNSCRTTTVKRDHITSHIRVHVPLKPHKCEFCGKSFKRPQDLKKHVKTHADDSVLVRPSQDPQGGLNYRPQPPKGMSHLDSSPRLWSSGFPSLEANPPPGPSSYYDHTGQMRTNAAAFAHQAGHPSGGYYAPQPSTNYGLYFNQPPINNARTEHLGYSAAAGGYDRKRTYDMVDDFFGSAKRRQIDPSSYAQIGRSLMPLHGNLSVPNGPMTATEQYMPQPAPAPVHAGPTPSQNPLAQQYYLPMPSARTQKDLIHIDTILGQMQDTIYENANHATAGVHIHHAENGFNGYRNTPSPPTSHRSPTGMHVGADGYQPVSAASMASPMTAISSTGTPAVTPPSSSMSYTSGHSPSPSSSAMSPQSRHGSTASVMYPTLPTSLPAVSQGFGHSATTTLGPSFDGSERRRYSGGMLQRARAGPLPLPHEDTSGASTPKASESALSVGSPSSESDVSDATREREEQYDRWLENMRVIETLREYVRGRLERKEFVEDNESPQSSHSDAMDVDPKSPQAPPRELGTPREGSSLYPILRMPGA; this is encoded by the exons ATGTCTCCTTCGGCTCCAGAGCagaagcctcagcttcaacaacaacaacaacaacaacagcaggGCTCATCATCAGGAGATTCATCTTCTGGCAGTGTCAATGACTCAAAGTCTGTAACGCCTGCGCCTAGCGCAACATCTAATACATCCCAGAGCAGCACTGctccctcgacatcaagCGACGATAACCTTATCTGCCGATGGAATGCTTGCAACCAAAAGTTCCCTGCTCCCGAGGCTCTCTAC GAGCATATTTGTGAGCGCCATGTTGGTCGCAAGAGCacaaacaacctcaacttgACTTGCCAGTGGAACTCTTGCCGAACTACCACGGTCAAGCGAGATCACATCACCTCGCACATCCGTGTCCATGTTCCTCTCAAGCCTCACAAGTGTGAGTTCTGCGGCAAGTCTTTCAAGCGTCCTCaggacttgaagaagcatgTCAAG ACCCATGCCGATGACTCTGTACTTGTTCGCCCATCCCAGGATCCTCAAGGTGGACTCAACTACAGGCCACAGCCTCCAAAGGGTATGTCTCATCTCGACTCTAGTCCACGGCTGTGGTCCTCCGGTTTTCCTTCCCTCGAGGCTAATCCGCCTCCAGGCCCCTCTAGCTATTATGATCACACTGGTCAGATGCGAACTAACGCAGCTGCCTTTGCTCATCAGGCAGGCCATCCTAGTGGCGGTTACTATGCTCCCCAGCCCTCTACCAACTATGGTCTCTACTTCAACCAGCCTCCAATCAACAATGCCCGTACCGAGCACCTTGGATACAGCGCTGCTGCCGGCGGTTATGACCGAAAGCGCACCTACGACATGGTTGACGACTTCTTCGGCAGCGCCAAGCGTCGACAGATCGATCCTTCGTCCTATGCCCAGATTGGCCGTTCCTTGATGCCCCTCCATGGCAACCTCTCAGTCCCCAACGGTCCTATGACTGCTACCGAGCAGTACATGCCTCAGCCTGCTCCCGCCCCGGTCCACGCTGGTCCTACCCCTAGCCAGAACCCCTTGGCTCAGCAATACTACCTGCCAATGCCCAGCGCACGAACTCAGAAGGATCTCATTCACATCGACACCATTCTTGGCCAGATGCAAGACACTATCTATGAGAATGCCAACCACGCTACTGCTGGTGTCCACATCCACCACGCTGAAAACGGCTTCAATGGTTACCGCAACACTCCTTCGCCTCCTACCTCTCACAGGTCTCCTACCGGCATGCATGTCGGAGCTGACGGCTACCAGCCTGTGTCTGCCGCTAGCATGGCCTCGCCTATGACGGCCATCTCATCTACCGGCACTCCTGCTGTTACACCgccctccagctccatgtCATACACATCTGGTCACTCaccaagcccatcatccTCTGCCATGTCTCCTCAGTCCCGCCACGGCTCGACTGCCTCAGTCATGTACCCCACTCTCCCCACAAGCCTCCCTGCTGTTAGCCAGGGTTTCGGCCACTCTGCTACAACCACTCTTGGCCCAAGCTTTGACGGCAGCGAGCGTCGCCGCTATTCCGGTGGTATGCTCCAGCGAGCTCGTGCTGgccctctgcctctgcctcacGAGGACACCAGTGGTGCTTCCACTCCCAAGGCTAGCGAGTCTGCTCTGTCTGTTGGCTCTCCCTCTTCAGAGTCCGATGTCAGTGATGCCACCCGTGAGCGTGAGGAGCAGTATGACCGCTGGCTCGAGAACATGCGAGTCATCGAGACTCTTCGCGAGTATGTCCGTGGACGCCTGGAGCGCAAGGAGTTCGTGGAAGACAACGAATCACCACAATCTAGCCACTCTGACGCTATGGATGTTGACCCCAAGAgccctcaagctcctcccAGAGAACTGGGTACTCCCCGAGAGGGATCCTCTCTGTACCCTATCCTTCGCATGCCTGGCGCTTAG
- a CDS encoding pH-response transcription factor pacC/RIM101 codes for MSPSAPEQKPQLQQQQQQQQQGSSSGDSSSGSVNDSKSVTPAPSATSNTSQSSTAPSTSSDDNLICRWNACNQKFPAPEALYEHICERHVGRKSTNNLNLTCQWNSCRTTTVKRDHITSHIRVHVPLKPHKCEFCGKSFKRPQDLKKHVKTHADDSVLVRPSQDPQGGLNYRPQPPKGPSSYYDHTGQMRTNAAAFAHQAGHPSGGYYAPQPSTNYGLYFNQPPINNARTEHLGYSAAAGGYDRKRTYDMVDDFFGSAKRRQIDPSSYAQIGRSLMPLHGNLSVPNGPMTATEQYMPQPAPAPVHAGPTPSQNPLAQQYYLPMPSARTQKDLIHIDTILGQMQDTIYENANHATAGVHIHHAENGFNGYRNTPSPPTSHRSPTGMHVGADGYQPVSAASMASPMTAISSTGTPAVTPPSSSMSYTSGHSPSPSSSAMSPQSRHGSTASVMYPTLPTSLPAVSQGFGHSATTTLGPSFDGSERRRYSGGMLQRARAGPLPLPHEDTSGASTPKASESALSVGSPSSESDVSDATREREEQYDRWLENMRVIETLREYVRGRLERKEFVEDNESPQSSHSDAMDVDPKSPQAPPRELGTPREGSSLYPILRMPGA; via the exons ATGTCTCCTTCGGCTCCAGAGCagaagcctcagcttcaacaacaacaacaacaacaacagcaggGCTCATCATCAGGAGATTCATCTTCTGGCAGTGTCAATGACTCAAAGTCTGTAACGCCTGCGCCTAGCGCAACATCTAATACATCCCAGAGCAGCACTGctccctcgacatcaagCGACGATAACCTTATCTGCCGATGGAATGCTTGCAACCAAAAGTTCCCTGCTCCCGAGGCTCTCTAC GAGCATATTTGTGAGCGCCATGTTGGTCGCAAGAGCacaaacaacctcaacttgACTTGCCAGTGGAACTCTTGCCGAACTACCACGGTCAAGCGAGATCACATCACCTCGCACATCCGTGTCCATGTTCCTCTCAAGCCTCACAAGTGTGAGTTCTGCGGCAAGTCTTTCAAGCGTCCTCaggacttgaagaagcatgTCAAG ACCCATGCCGATGACTCTGTACTTGTTCGCCCATCCCAGGATCCTCAAGGTGGACTCAACTACAGGCCACAGCCTCCAAAGG GCCCCTCTAGCTATTATGATCACACTGGTCAGATGCGAACTAACGCAGCTGCCTTTGCTCATCAGGCAGGCCATCCTAGTGGCGGTTACTATGCTCCCCAGCCCTCTACCAACTATGGTCTCTACTTCAACCAGCCTCCAATCAACAATGCCCGTACCGAGCACCTTGGATACAGCGCTGCTGCCGGCGGTTATGACCGAAAGCGCACCTACGACATGGTTGACGACTTCTTCGGCAGCGCCAAGCGTCGACAGATCGATCCTTCGTCCTATGCCCAGATTGGCCGTTCCTTGATGCCCCTCCATGGCAACCTCTCAGTCCCCAACGGTCCTATGACTGCTACCGAGCAGTACATGCCTCAGCCTGCTCCCGCCCCGGTCCACGCTGGTCCTACCCCTAGCCAGAACCCCTTGGCTCAGCAATACTACCTGCCAATGCCCAGCGCACGAACTCAGAAGGATCTCATTCACATCGACACCATTCTTGGCCAGATGCAAGACACTATCTATGAGAATGCCAACCACGCTACTGCTGGTGTCCACATCCACCACGCTGAAAACGGCTTCAATGGTTACCGCAACACTCCTTCGCCTCCTACCTCTCACAGGTCTCCTACCGGCATGCATGTCGGAGCTGACGGCTACCAGCCTGTGTCTGCCGCTAGCATGGCCTCGCCTATGACGGCCATCTCATCTACCGGCACTCCTGCTGTTACACCgccctccagctccatgtCATACACATCTGGTCACTCaccaagcccatcatccTCTGCCATGTCTCCTCAGTCCCGCCACGGCTCGACTGCCTCAGTCATGTACCCCACTCTCCCCACAAGCCTCCCTGCTGTTAGCCAGGGTTTCGGCCACTCTGCTACAACCACTCTTGGCCCAAGCTTTGACGGCAGCGAGCGTCGCCGCTATTCCGGTGGTATGCTCCAGCGAGCTCGTGCTGgccctctgcctctgcctcacGAGGACACCAGTGGTGCTTCCACTCCCAAGGCTAGCGAGTCTGCTCTGTCTGTTGGCTCTCCCTCTTCAGAGTCCGATGTCAGTGATGCCACCCGTGAGCGTGAGGAGCAGTATGACCGCTGGCTCGAGAACATGCGAGTCATCGAGACTCTTCGCGAGTATGTCCGTGGACGCCTGGAGCGCAAGGAGTTCGTGGAAGACAACGAATCACCACAATCTAGCCACTCTGACGCTATGGATGTTGACCCCAAGAgccctcaagctcctcccAGAGAACTGGGTACTCCCCGAGAGGGATCCTCTCTGTACCCTATCCTTCGCATGCCTGGCGCTTAG
- a CDS encoding pH-response transcription factor pacC/RIM101 → MSHLDSSPRLWSSGFPSLEANPPPGPSSYYDHTGQMRTNAAAFAHQAGHPSGGYYAPQPSTNYGLYFNQPPINNARTEHLGYSAAAGGYDRKRTYDMVDDFFGSAKRRQIDPSSYAQIGRSLMPLHGNLSVPNGPMTATEQYMPQPAPAPVHAGPTPSQNPLAQQYYLPMPSARTQKDLIHIDTILGQMQDTIYENANHATAGVHIHHAENGFNGYRNTPSPPTSHRSPTGMHVGADGYQPVSAASMASPMTAISSTGTPAVTPPSSSMSYTSGHSPSPSSSAMSPQSRHGSTASVMYPTLPTSLPAVSQGFGHSATTTLGPSFDGSERRRYSGGMLQRARAGPLPLPHEDTSGASTPKASESALSVGSPSSESDVSDATREREEQYDRWLENMRVIETLREYVRGRLERKEFVEDNESPQSSHSDAMDVDPKSPQAPPRELGTPREGSSLYPILRMPGA, encoded by the coding sequence ATGTCTCATCTCGACTCTAGTCCACGGCTGTGGTCCTCCGGTTTTCCTTCCCTCGAGGCTAATCCGCCTCCAGGCCCCTCTAGCTATTATGATCACACTGGTCAGATGCGAACTAACGCAGCTGCCTTTGCTCATCAGGCAGGCCATCCTAGTGGCGGTTACTATGCTCCCCAGCCCTCTACCAACTATGGTCTCTACTTCAACCAGCCTCCAATCAACAATGCCCGTACCGAGCACCTTGGATACAGCGCTGCTGCCGGCGGTTATGACCGAAAGCGCACCTACGACATGGTTGACGACTTCTTCGGCAGCGCCAAGCGTCGACAGATCGATCCTTCGTCCTATGCCCAGATTGGCCGTTCCTTGATGCCCCTCCATGGCAACCTCTCAGTCCCCAACGGTCCTATGACTGCTACCGAGCAGTACATGCCTCAGCCTGCTCCCGCCCCGGTCCACGCTGGTCCTACCCCTAGCCAGAACCCCTTGGCTCAGCAATACTACCTGCCAATGCCCAGCGCACGAACTCAGAAGGATCTCATTCACATCGACACCATTCTTGGCCAGATGCAAGACACTATCTATGAGAATGCCAACCACGCTACTGCTGGTGTCCACATCCACCACGCTGAAAACGGCTTCAATGGTTACCGCAACACTCCTTCGCCTCCTACCTCTCACAGGTCTCCTACCGGCATGCATGTCGGAGCTGACGGCTACCAGCCTGTGTCTGCCGCTAGCATGGCCTCGCCTATGACGGCCATCTCATCTACCGGCACTCCTGCTGTTACACCgccctccagctccatgtCATACACATCTGGTCACTCaccaagcccatcatccTCTGCCATGTCTCCTCAGTCCCGCCACGGCTCGACTGCCTCAGTCATGTACCCCACTCTCCCCACAAGCCTCCCTGCTGTTAGCCAGGGTTTCGGCCACTCTGCTACAACCACTCTTGGCCCAAGCTTTGACGGCAGCGAGCGTCGCCGCTATTCCGGTGGTATGCTCCAGCGAGCTCGTGCTGgccctctgcctctgcctcacGAGGACACCAGTGGTGCTTCCACTCCCAAGGCTAGCGAGTCTGCTCTGTCTGTTGGCTCTCCCTCTTCAGAGTCCGATGTCAGTGATGCCACCCGTGAGCGTGAGGAGCAGTATGACCGCTGGCTCGAGAACATGCGAGTCATCGAGACTCTTCGCGAGTATGTCCGTGGACGCCTGGAGCGCAAGGAGTTCGTGGAAGACAACGAATCACCACAATCTAGCCACTCTGACGCTATGGATGTTGACCCCAAGAgccctcaagctcctcccAGAGAACTGGGTACTCCCCGAGAGGGATCCTCTCTGTACCCTATCCTTCGCATGCCTGGCGCTTAG